The stretch of DNA CGCGCTTCTCGTCGGCGTCGTGGCGTTACTCGTCGCGCTTCAGGGATGGACCCGATCGTAAACCTCGCCTACCGCTGGGTCTGTTCGACCTCGACGGTCGGAACTCATGTGAGGTCTTTCTCTCTGAAACTGAGGTATCCGAAGAGGAGTGAGACGAGCGACCACCCCACGAGGGAGAGCAGATCGAACCACGTTTTGGCGTGTAGTCGCTGTCGCTCACTCGGCGAGGGCTGTGGAATATATTCGTACCGCTCTGCAACAGTGGCAAAGACCGGTTCTACAATGCCACCGTACGCCGGATACGGGGTCAAACTCTTCACGAGACGCTCCGTAGACTGGGTGACCGACGTCCCCGTTGTATCGCCGATAGCACCGAGAAGTGTCTCCAAATTCATGTACGGCGCAACGCCGAGGACGAACGGGACGAGAACGAAGTAGGCGCCGAAGGAGGCGAGCATCGCTGCTGGCTGGCTGTCCACTGACGCGGAAATCGCCATGAAGATACTCGTGAACGTTACCAAGAAGAGCGCCGTCGATCCGGTGAAGAGAGCGAACCGCAGAACGTTCGGCGGCTTGGTAAACGCGACAGCGGAGATGACGTAGCCGAGCACGAGGCTGCCGACCGTTGCAGCGATCACGAAGCCACCTCGTGCCAAGACCTTCCCGGCGAAGTACTCGGCGCGGGTGTTCGGAAGCCCCATGGTGAACTTGATTCGGCCGCTGGTTCGGTCTCCGACGATTGCCTGATAGCACAGCGCAGCCACGAGAATCGGCTCGACGAGAATAACCGCTTTCTGAACGTCCCAGAGGGCACGAACCGGATACTCGTAGATGGAGCTCTCCGAGGCGAACGTGAAGGCGGTCAGCCCGAGGAACGCCGTCACGATACCGACAATCAAATACGACTTTGCGCCGTTTTTGAAATCGTCTCTGGCGACGGTGTAGACGCCCACGGTCATTCACCTCCGGCGTCGACGCCGGAACGGTCGTCGGTGTCGTGGTCTACGGTAGCATCGTCGCTCGTGAACGTCTCGAAGAGTGATTCCAGCGACGTATCTTCCGTTTCGAACTCCTGCACCGTCGTGAATCGGTCCAGTCGATTGAGGATTTGAATCTGCTCCGCTTCCGGCGTGCACGCCAGTCGGACAGTCGTCTCGGTCACTGTGACATCAGACACACCGGCGATATCACGGACCCGTGCCGCGTCTGGCGGCGATTCGACGGTTACCGTGATGACGTTCCCTCCCGTCTTTTCGCGAAGCGTATCGATATCGCCGACCGTCGCGAGCGATCCGTCTCGCATGATGCCGATTCGATCGCAGACCTTCTCTACCTGTTCGAGGTGATGCGAAGAGAAGAACACAGTCGTGCCTCGATCGGCCTCTTCGCGGACGATCTCACGGACGTGCTTGATGCCCGTTGGGTCGAGGCCGCTCGATGGCTCGTCCAAGATGAGGAGCTCCGGATTCCCGACGAGTGCGATTCCGAGTGTGAGCCGTTGGGCCATCCCCTTCGAATAGCCACCGACAGGGCGGTGGGCAGCGTCAGAGGCTAACCCAACACGCTCGAGAATCCTGTCTGGGTCGTCGCTGGCGCGCTTCGTCTCTATGGCCGAGACGATGTGGTGGCGTCCAGTCAGATTCTCGTAGAGATGATACCCCTCCGGAAGGAGCCCGATCCGGGAACGCACGGATTTCGATTCGGTGACGGCATCGCGTCCGAGGACGGTCGCTCGGCCAGCGGTCGGGGACGTGAATCCGAGCAGTACGTTGATCGTCGTCGATTTCCCCGCGCCGTTCGGCCCGAGGAAGCCGAACACCTCGCCTTCTTCCACGGTGAGGTCGAGATCGTTCACAGCGGTCACACCGCCGTATCGTTTGGTCAGTCGGTTGGTCGTGATCGCAGTCATCACCTCACCCCGAACGATCCTCAGATAATAAAGGGCCGAGACCGTTTGTATCGTATATCGCCAGTATATGGCTATATACGCCCGATATACGCATATTCGGCCCGCTACGGACGGGAGGAGTATATCCTCGACGTACGCCCTCAGCAACACGGTATTGCGATACAGCAATTCCCTCGTAACTCTAACGATCGGTGAATCTAATACCTGTACCGGCGGTATTCGAAACATGGCCGGTAACTCGGCGTCGTTGCTCACGAAGACACAACGGAACCGGATTCGAGACGACTTCGACGAACTCGTCGAGGAGAAGAAACGCCGTGACCAACAACGCATCCGCGAGCGGATCAGGTCCGGTCTCTTCGATTTTCACCTCCTCGCTGACTATCCGGATCGGCAGTTCGCGCTGACGTTCGACGAGACGCCCGACGATGAGTTGCGGACGGCGCTCGCAGACACCACTCTCGTCGTCGAACGACTCCGCGAACTCCACGGCATCGACCGGGCGGAAGTGATCGAGGAGGCCCGAACGCGCGCCGAAACAGTCTCGGATGCGACGACGGGAACCGAGACCCTGAGCCGAGTCGAGCTTCGAACCGCGGCCGAGATTCGACGCGAAACCGAAGCCGAGGTGAAGGAACGGGTTGGAACGGGACGCTGGGACACGCGCGCGGATAGATTGGCTAAACTGGGCGCGAGTGCGTTTATCCCGCTCGCACTCATCGGAATCTTCGACTGGTACGTCAGTGGAAACCTCTTAGGGGCAACCGCTCCCGTCTCGTCGTTGCTCATGGCTATTCTCGCCGTGAGCATGATCGGATGGTTGCTTATCGTGGCAGCACAGGCGTTGAAACACGACGTTCTTCCCGCCTTCAGGAAGTTAATGAGGAATCCCGAAGCGGCGGTGCGAGGAGCAGTTACGAACCTGTTCGAGGACCCTAAAGAGACGCTACGAGAGTCCTGGGAGGAACTGTAATCAGTGAAACGCGGCGTATCGAGCGCTATCCCGCGATCCCGGTGGACGTGTTTGAGACGTGTCCGTTCGAATCAGGCGGTGGAGAACCCAACTCGACACCCACCGCTCGTAGCGTCGCGGATTCTCTCTCCAGTTCCAGTCACCTTCCGACGAGTGACGGTCGAACCAATAGGTATTTTGTCACTGTCTCCGGTCCCTTGTTTGTGCAGTGGTCCCCGCTTGCGCGTCAAGAGTGTCGAACAGTCCTCTTCTCCAAGGGAACGTGGATACTGGCGCTACTCGTCGTCCTCTGGGGGTATCGCCCCACGTACGCCGGCTGGGAAGCTGTCGGCAGGAACATCACGATCGGGTACATCCAGATCGGTGCGAGCCTCTTCCTTCCGACCGGTGTCCTCCTCCTCTGCTATCAGTCGCTCATCGGCGAGCGAACCAGTGGGAGTATCAAGCTCCTCCTCGCGTTGCCGCTAACGCGGACGCACATAGTCTTCGGAAAGGCATTCGGACGGTTCCTCGGTATCGGCGCGGCTACCCTTCTCGCCGTGTTCGCTCTCGTAACCGCCGGATTCGTCGACCACGGTCCGTTCGCCATACTCCCCTTCCTCGCGACGCTTCTCGCGACGCTTCTCCTCGTCGCCGTCTTCGTCGTGCTCGGGATTCTGCTCTCGGCGGTCACACAGCGAACTGTGGCCGCCGCGAGTGCAATCGTGGCGTACTTCCTCGTTTCGATGTTCTGGAATCAGATCGTCTCGACGGTTTATTCGGCCGTGACTGGGACTCCAGTCGATCCGTACAGTCCCCCGGCGAACGGACCGTTGTTTTTCGCGCTCCGTCTCGCACCGACCGGCGCCTACAAAGCCGTGACGAACTGGATTCTCGGCGTCGGAAACTCCACGGAACTCTTTCAGATCGTCCAGATGAAACTCACGCCCGGAGTGGGCATCAACGCGTTCGTCGTCGAGTCGGCGTTCCAGGGAGCGCCGGTTCCGTGGTACCTCCATCCGGCGGTGGGTCTCGTTATACTGCTCGTCTGGCTGATTGTTCCACTCGGGGTCGCTCGTTTCGCGTTCGAACGGGGTGACGCGCTATGAGCGAGTCGGAGTTCGCAATCGAGACGGACGGGTTGACGAAGCAGTACGGGAGTACGCGTGCAGTCGACGGTCTCAGTCTCACCGTGGAGAGCGGAGAGACGTACGGCTTCCTCGGTCCGAACGGCGCGGGCAAATCGACGACGATCGGGCTCCTTCTCGACTACCTCCGTCTCACAGAAGGATCGGCGCGCGTTCTCGGTTGCGACCCGCGTGACGATTTAGTCGCAGTTCACGAACGGCTCGGCGTCCTCCCCGATCGGTTCGGTCTCTACGAGGGCCGGTCGGCTCGCCAACACGTGACGTTCGTCGCCGAAACCAAAGGACGAGACGACGACCCCGAGCGACTCCTCTCGCGGGTCGGACTCGCCGATTCGATGGAGATGCCCGTGGGGGAGTATTCGCGGGGGATGCAGCAGCGTCTCGCACTCGCGATGGCGCTCGTTGGCGAGCCGGAGCTGTTGATCCTCGACGAACCGTTCTCCGGCCTCGATCCCAACGGGGCACGCCGAGTGCGCAGGATCGTTCACGAGGAGAACGAGCGCGGTGCGACGGTTTTCTTCTCGTCGCACGTGCTCGGACAGGTCGAACTCGTCTGCGACCGCGTTGGCGTCCTCCACGGCGGTCGGTTAGTTGCGGAAGGAACCC from Halopelagius longus encodes:
- a CDS encoding ABC transporter permease encodes the protein MGVYTVARDDFKNGAKSYLIVGIVTAFLGLTAFTFASESSIYEYPVRALWDVQKAVILVEPILVAALCYQAIVGDRTSGRIKFTMGLPNTRAEYFAGKVLARGGFVIAATVGSLVLGYVISAVAFTKPPNVLRFALFTGSTALFLVTFTSIFMAISASVDSQPAAMLASFGAYFVLVPFVLGVAPYMNLETLLGAIGDTTGTSVTQSTERLVKSLTPYPAYGGIVEPVFATVAERYEYIPQPSPSERQRLHAKTWFDLLSLVGWSLVSLLFGYLSFREKDLT
- a CDS encoding ABC transporter ATP-binding protein, with the protein product MTAITTNRLTKRYGGVTAVNDLDLTVEEGEVFGFLGPNGAGKSTTINVLLGFTSPTAGRATVLGRDAVTESKSVRSRIGLLPEGYHLYENLTGRHHIVSAIETKRASDDPDRILERVGLASDAAHRPVGGYSKGMAQRLTLGIALVGNPELLILDEPSSGLDPTGIKHVREIVREEADRGTTVFFSSHHLEQVEKVCDRIGIMRDGSLATVGDIDTLREKTGGNVITVTVESPPDAARVRDIAGVSDVTVTETTVRLACTPEAEQIQILNRLDRFTTVQEFETEDTSLESLFETFTSDDATVDHDTDDRSGVDAGGE
- a CDS encoding magnesium transporter, translated to MRYSNSLVTLTIGESNTCTGGIRNMAGNSASLLTKTQRNRIRDDFDELVEEKKRRDQQRIRERIRSGLFDFHLLADYPDRQFALTFDETPDDELRTALADTTLVVERLRELHGIDRAEVIEEARTRAETVSDATTGTETLSRVELRTAAEIRRETEAEVKERVGTGRWDTRADRLAKLGASAFIPLALIGIFDWYVSGNLLGATAPVSSLLMAILAVSMIGWLLIVAAQALKHDVLPAFRKLMRNPEAAVRGAVTNLFEDPKETLRESWEEL
- a CDS encoding ABC transporter permease subunit, translating into MQWSPLARQECRTVLFSKGTWILALLVVLWGYRPTYAGWEAVGRNITIGYIQIGASLFLPTGVLLLCYQSLIGERTSGSIKLLLALPLTRTHIVFGKAFGRFLGIGAATLLAVFALVTAGFVDHGPFAILPFLATLLATLLLVAVFVVLGILLSAVTQRTVAAASAIVAYFLVSMFWNQIVSTVYSAVTGTPVDPYSPPANGPLFFALRLAPTGAYKAVTNWILGVGNSTELFQIVQMKLTPGVGINAFVVESAFQGAPVPWYLHPAVGLVILLVWLIVPLGVARFAFERGDAL
- a CDS encoding ABC transporter ATP-binding protein, yielding MSESEFAIETDGLTKQYGSTRAVDGLSLTVESGETYGFLGPNGAGKSTTIGLLLDYLRLTEGSARVLGCDPRDDLVAVHERLGVLPDRFGLYEGRSARQHVTFVAETKGRDDDPERLLSRVGLADSMEMPVGEYSRGMQQRLALAMALVGEPELLILDEPFSGLDPNGARRVRRIVHEENERGATVFFSSHVLGQVELVCDRVGVLHGGRLVAEGTLDELRDRADLSGDASMEDIFVALTDSGVDRGGELE